The Kitasatospora setae KM-6054 genome contains a region encoding:
- a CDS encoding cytochrome P450, with translation MTDTETLLDYPLPRTDPLLPPPAYAELRQGRPRPVRLAGGRRAWLVTRYQDVRSAIADRRVSSDDMAENFPALIPLPPTPRALSMFRLDNPDHATLRRMVIPEFTARATRALQPDVERITHRLLDDLAAGPKPADLVEGFADPLPTLVIARLLGVPYEDHEEFQTNGRVVTSPTATPEEAGAAFAGLTDFMSRLIDRKQADPQDDLISRLVVNHYNKGEISRDDLVAMARFLLFAGHDTTANQISMNILFLLRNPEQLAELRADRSLVPGAVEELMRYSSIKQHDFIRTAAEDMEIGGVAVPKGDGIIFALPAANHDPEVFPEPERLDLRRDAHHHLAFGHGIHKCVGAPLATLELEVSLNAILDRFPDLRLAVDLTDVPFRDDMLLYGTHRLPVTW, from the coding sequence ATGACCGACACCGAGACGCTCCTCGACTACCCGCTGCCGCGCACCGACCCGCTGCTGCCGCCGCCCGCCTACGCCGAGCTGCGCCAAGGCCGGCCCCGGCCGGTGCGGCTGGCCGGCGGTCGCCGCGCCTGGCTGGTCACCCGCTACCAGGACGTACGCTCGGCGATAGCCGACCGGCGGGTCAGCTCCGACGACATGGCGGAGAACTTCCCCGCGCTGATCCCGCTGCCGCCCACGCCGCGGGCGCTGTCGATGTTCCGGCTGGACAACCCGGACCACGCCACCCTGCGCCGGATGGTCATCCCGGAGTTCACCGCCCGCGCCACCCGCGCCCTGCAGCCCGACGTGGAGCGGATCACCCACCGCCTGCTCGACGACCTGGCGGCCGGCCCCAAGCCCGCCGACCTGGTCGAGGGCTTCGCCGACCCGCTGCCCACCCTGGTGATCGCCCGCCTGCTCGGCGTCCCGTACGAGGACCACGAGGAGTTCCAGACCAACGGCCGGGTCGTCACCTCCCCCACCGCCACCCCCGAGGAGGCCGGGGCCGCGTTCGCCGGGCTGACCGACTTCATGAGCCGGCTGATCGACCGCAAGCAGGCCGACCCGCAGGACGACCTGATCAGCCGCCTGGTCGTCAACCACTACAACAAGGGCGAGATCAGCCGGGACGACCTGGTCGCGATGGCCCGCTTCCTGCTGTTCGCGGGCCACGACACCACCGCGAACCAGATCTCCATGAACATCCTGTTCCTGCTGCGCAACCCGGAGCAGCTGGCCGAGCTGCGCGCCGACCGGAGCCTGGTGCCCGGGGCGGTGGAGGAGCTGATGCGCTACTCCTCGATCAAGCAGCACGACTTCATCCGGACCGCCGCCGAGGACATGGAGATCGGCGGCGTGGCGGTCCCCAAGGGCGACGGCATCATCTTCGCGCTGCCCGCCGCCAACCACGACCCCGAGGTGTTCCCCGAGCCGGAGCGGCTGGACCTGCGCCGCGACGCCCACCACCACCTGGCGTTCGGCCACGGCATCCACAAGTGCGTGGGCGCGCCGCTGGCCACCCTGGAGCTGGAGGTGTCGCTCAACGCGATCCTGGACCGCTTCCCCGACCTGCGGCTCGCGGTCGACCTGACGGACGTCCCGTTCCGCGACGACATGCTGCTCTACGGCACCCACCGACTGCCCGTCACCTGGTGA
- a CDS encoding ketoacyl-ACP synthase III family protein produces MRWQDVYLAGTGVWLPERFAVADAVAQGLVKEPNQNLGYLSVTVEPGSVSAPEMAVRAGRQAVERAGIPTGEYGLHLHAHLWFQGLDWWSSANYVAARTSGSQAVAFAIDQRSLTAIGALQLTAGYLTSGAASSALITTADRFTAPMLDRWNMQRQLIFGDGATAAALTTRPGPARLVATTAFGLNELEGWTRADQEFRDRPGTQWPVPVWERGEYQLSNPDAASDGKLWVESMIRLKDEVLAEAGLAIGDIARAAMPFQHRGDGQAEMHDLVGLTEEQTVWNELGRHTGHIGAGDPFAGLDYLITNRLVSPGDHVLLYGCGVGFNFAAAVFQITDVPSW; encoded by the coding sequence ATGCGCTGGCAAGACGTCTACCTGGCGGGCACCGGGGTCTGGCTGCCGGAGCGTTTCGCGGTGGCCGACGCCGTCGCCCAGGGGCTGGTCAAGGAGCCCAACCAGAACCTCGGCTACCTCTCCGTCACCGTGGAGCCCGGCTCCGTCTCCGCCCCCGAGATGGCCGTCCGGGCCGGGCGGCAGGCCGTCGAACGGGCCGGCATCCCCACCGGGGAGTACGGCCTCCACCTGCACGCCCACCTGTGGTTCCAGGGCCTGGACTGGTGGTCGTCCGCCAACTACGTGGCCGCCCGCACCTCCGGCAGCCAGGCCGTCGCCTTCGCCATCGACCAGCGCTCGCTGACCGCGATCGGCGCCCTCCAGCTCACCGCCGGCTACCTGACCTCCGGGGCCGCGAGCTCCGCGCTGATCACCACCGCCGACCGCTTCACCGCCCCGATGCTGGACCGCTGGAACATGCAGCGCCAGCTGATCTTCGGCGACGGCGCCACCGCCGCCGCGCTCACCACCCGCCCCGGCCCGGCCCGGCTGGTCGCCACCACCGCCTTCGGCCTCAACGAGCTGGAGGGCTGGACCCGCGCCGACCAGGAGTTCCGGGACCGCCCCGGCACCCAGTGGCCGGTCCCGGTCTGGGAGCGCGGCGAGTACCAGCTCAGCAACCCCGACGCGGCCTCCGACGGGAAGCTCTGGGTCGAGAGCATGATCCGGCTCAAGGACGAGGTGCTCGCCGAGGCCGGCCTGGCCATCGGGGACATCGCCCGCGCCGCCATGCCCTTCCAGCACCGCGGCGACGGCCAGGCCGAGATGCACGACCTGGTCGGCCTGACCGAGGAGCAGACCGTCTGGAACGAACTCGGGCGGCACACCGGCCACATCGGCGCCGGCGACCCGTTCGCCGGACTCGACTACCTGATCACCAACCGGCTGGTCTCCCCCGGCGACCACGTCCTGCTCTACGGCTGCGGCGTCGGCTTCAACTTCGCCGCCGCGGTCTTCCAGATCACCGACGTGCCCTCCTGGTGA
- a CDS encoding AfsR/SARP family transcriptional regulator codes for MQFRILGPVSVEVDGRVRPIPGVGQRTLLAALLIGAGRLVPTDQLYAEIWGDDLPATVENALQAHVSRLRRTLRKLAGPGGEAPALITRSSGYVLDVAPQDVDLVLFQEDLAHARAVMATDPSLAGDLLTAALSHWRGAPLQDVSPGPLCRSTALQLEEESLAAREDLLWLGAHHQQPTAVIGELRRMSAAHPWRERLTGTLMVALYRSGRQAEAVQVYRAARKRLVDELGMEPSPELTRVFHGVLNQDLARTA; via the coding sequence ATGCAGTTCAGGATCCTCGGACCGGTCAGCGTGGAAGTCGACGGCCGCGTCCGCCCCATCCCCGGCGTCGGGCAGCGCACCCTGCTGGCCGCCCTCCTGATCGGCGCCGGCCGACTCGTCCCCACCGACCAGCTGTACGCCGAGATCTGGGGCGACGACCTGCCGGCCACCGTCGAGAACGCCCTCCAGGCCCACGTCTCCCGGCTGCGGCGCACCCTCCGGAAGCTGGCCGGCCCGGGCGGCGAGGCCCCCGCCCTGATCACCCGCTCCTCCGGCTACGTCCTGGACGTCGCCCCGCAGGACGTCGACCTGGTGCTCTTCCAGGAGGACCTCGCGCACGCCCGCGCCGTGATGGCGACCGACCCGTCGCTCGCCGGCGACCTGCTGACGGCCGCGCTGTCGCACTGGCGCGGCGCCCCGCTGCAGGACGTCTCCCCCGGCCCGCTGTGCCGCTCCACCGCCCTCCAGCTGGAGGAGGAGTCCCTGGCCGCCCGCGAGGACCTGCTCTGGCTCGGCGCCCACCACCAGCAGCCCACGGCCGTGATCGGCGAGCTGCGCCGGATGAGCGCGGCCCACCCGTGGCGGGAGCGGCTGACCGGCACCCTGATGGTCGCGCTCTACCGCAGCGGCCGCCAGGCCGAGGCGGTCCAGGTCTACCGGGCCGCCCGCAAGCGCCTGGTCGACGAGCTCGGCATGGAGCCCTCGCCCGAACTCACCCGGGTCTTCCACGGCGTCCTGAACCAGGACCTGGCCCGCACCGCCTGA
- a CDS encoding ketoacyl-ACP synthase III family protein: MRYRRELYLAGTGRCIPAARPLDAAVGAGLVGESHRDLGYESIAIDTDGAAPVDLAVHAARQAVGRSGVDPAAIGLHLHACVWFQGLDCWAPASYVSQQSIGPQAVALTLDQRSAGGLAALHLAAAYLDCGTVDHALLTTGDRFAAPAIDRWNSYTQSIWGDGGTALVLSADGGFARLLASVENADNGLETWDRGTVPFADAPLAEQPVPIERRFDTHASTPEAAGEFERWIALVLRTRDQVLAEAGLELGQITRAVLPFVHRGGGQAELHDLLGLTEEQTLWTDLGRYTGHLGAGDQFAGLDHLREKGELQPGDHVLLFAVGVGFTVAGAVVRITDRV, translated from the coding sequence GTGCGCTACCGCAGAGAGCTGTACCTGGCCGGCACCGGCCGCTGCATCCCCGCCGCCCGGCCGCTGGACGCCGCCGTCGGCGCCGGCCTGGTCGGCGAGAGCCACCGCGACCTCGGCTACGAGTCCATCGCCATCGACACCGACGGCGCGGCGCCCGTCGACCTGGCCGTGCACGCCGCCCGCCAGGCCGTCGGCCGCTCCGGCGTCGACCCCGCCGCGATCGGCCTGCACCTGCACGCCTGCGTCTGGTTCCAGGGCCTGGACTGCTGGGCACCCGCCTCGTACGTCTCGCAGCAGTCGATCGGCCCGCAGGCCGTCGCGCTGACCCTGGACCAGCGCTCGGCCGGCGGCCTGGCCGCGCTGCACCTCGCCGCCGCCTACCTCGACTGCGGCACCGTCGACCACGCCCTGCTCACCACCGGCGACCGCTTCGCCGCCCCCGCCATCGACCGCTGGAACTCCTACACCCAGTCGATCTGGGGCGACGGCGGCACCGCCCTGGTGCTCTCCGCCGACGGCGGCTTCGCCCGGCTGCTCGCCAGCGTCGAGAACGCCGACAACGGCCTGGAGACCTGGGACCGCGGCACCGTCCCGTTCGCCGACGCGCCGCTCGCCGAACAGCCCGTGCCGATCGAGCGGCGCTTCGACACGCACGCGTCGACGCCGGAGGCCGCCGGCGAGTTCGAGCGCTGGATCGCCCTGGTGCTGCGCACCCGCGACCAGGTGCTGGCCGAGGCCGGGCTCGAACTCGGCCAGATCACCCGGGCCGTGCTGCCGTTCGTGCACCGCGGCGGCGGCCAGGCCGAGCTGCACGACCTCCTCGGCCTGACCGAGGAGCAGACCCTCTGGACCGACCTCGGCCGGTACACCGGGCACCTGGGCGCCGGCGACCAGTTCGCCGGACTCGACCACCTGCGGGAGAAGGGCGAGCTCCAGCCCGGCGACCACGTCCTGCTGTTCGCCGTCGGCGTCGGCTTCACCGTGGCCGGGGCCGTGGTCCGGATCACCGACCGGGTCTGA